A genomic stretch from Georgenia muralis includes:
- a CDS encoding response regulator transcription factor — translation MSVTTPPRARTVVPPPATATVTVAAVEDHPVVVLGLQQMLGDAPGLRMLGGFSTVEALLAAPERADVVLLDLMLADRSAPAENVSRLRAAGARVVAYTAGESRYLLRLAAEAGVHGVVLKSAGREVLLDAVAAAARGDVVVAPPRRRTGPSGEYVAILSRRERETLALYASGEKSETVAERLGISQETVNDYVGRIRAKYRRAGRAADTKIDLYKRAVEDGILPAPGFDAG, via the coding sequence ATGAGCGTCACCACCCCGCCGCGCGCCCGCACGGTGGTCCCGCCCCCCGCCACGGCCACCGTGACCGTGGCCGCCGTCGAGGACCACCCCGTCGTGGTGCTCGGCCTGCAGCAGATGCTCGGCGACGCGCCCGGCCTACGGATGCTCGGGGGCTTCTCGACCGTGGAGGCGCTGCTGGCCGCGCCGGAGCGGGCGGACGTGGTCCTGCTCGACCTCATGCTCGCCGACCGCAGCGCCCCGGCGGAGAACGTCTCCCGGCTGCGGGCCGCCGGCGCACGCGTGGTCGCCTACACCGCGGGTGAGAGCCGGTACCTCCTGCGCCTCGCGGCCGAGGCCGGCGTCCACGGGGTCGTCCTCAAGAGCGCCGGGCGCGAGGTGCTCCTCGACGCCGTGGCGGCCGCCGCCCGCGGTGACGTGGTGGTCGCTCCGCCGCGGCGCCGAACCGGGCCGTCCGGCGAGTACGTCGCGATCCTCTCCCGCCGCGAGCGCGAGACCCTCGCGCTGTACGCCTCCGGGGAGAAGTCCGAGACGGTGGCCGAGCGCCTGGGGATCTCCCAGGAGACCGTGAACGACTACGTCGGCCGGATCCGTGCGAAGTACCGGCGGGCCGGCCGGGCCGCCGACACCAAGATCGACCTGTACAAGCGCGCCGTCGAGGACGGGATCCTGCCCGCCCCTGGCTTCGACGCGGGGTGA
- a CDS encoding N-acetylmuramoyl-L-alanine amidase, with protein MSARVRSLLVALGALAVLAVAALGLVLGAGPLDLGTRPPDLAPGPPAGPAATPDPPSSATPAPTEEPGPLADLHVVLDPGHNGGNAAAPAQINAPVGDGRGGSKACNTVGSSTASGYPEHAFTLDVALRAREILRADGATVTLTREDDSGIGPCVDERGQSAGRAGADVLVSIHADGAADPEVRGYFAIVSEPPLNDAQAEPSRALAADLLAALGAAGFAPSSSYPGALSERADLGTLNWAERPAVLLELAEMRNPGEAELIESEEGRRRYAEAVAAGIRQWAAGR; from the coding sequence GTGTCGGCTCGTGTGCGCTCCCTCCTGGTGGCTCTCGGCGCGCTCGCCGTCCTGGCGGTCGCCGCCCTCGGTCTCGTCCTCGGCGCGGGTCCGCTCGACCTCGGTACACGCCCGCCCGACCTCGCGCCAGGCCCGCCGGCCGGACCCGCGGCGACGCCCGACCCGCCGTCGTCCGCCACGCCCGCGCCCACCGAGGAGCCGGGCCCGCTGGCCGACCTCCACGTGGTGCTCGACCCCGGCCACAACGGCGGCAACGCGGCCGCACCGGCCCAGATCAACGCCCCCGTCGGCGACGGCCGGGGCGGGAGCAAGGCCTGCAACACCGTGGGCTCCAGCACGGCGTCGGGCTACCCCGAGCACGCGTTCACCCTCGACGTCGCCCTGCGTGCGCGCGAGATCCTGCGCGCCGACGGAGCCACCGTCACCCTCACCCGCGAGGACGACTCGGGGATCGGGCCGTGCGTCGACGAGCGCGGGCAGTCGGCCGGGAGGGCCGGCGCCGACGTGCTGGTCTCGATCCACGCCGACGGCGCCGCGGACCCCGAGGTGCGCGGCTACTTCGCGATCGTCTCCGAGCCCCCGCTCAACGACGCCCAGGCGGAGCCCTCCCGTGCGCTCGCGGCCGACCTGCTCGCCGCTCTCGGTGCCGCCGGTTTCGCGCCGTCGTCGAGCTACCCCGGTGCCCTGAGCGAACGGGCGGACCTCGGCACGCTGAACTGGGCCGAGCGCCCGGCCGTGCTCCTCGAGCTCGCGGAGATGCGCAACCCCGGGGAGGCCGAGCTCATCGAGTCGGAGGAGGGCCGTCGGCGGTACGCCGAGGCCGTCGCCGCCGGGATCCGGCAGTGGGCGGCCGGGCGCTGA
- a CDS encoding alpha-ketoacid dehydrogenase subunit beta — MSTTVLAKAVNAGLRRALERDDKVLLMGEDIGPLGGVFRVTDGLQKDFGPDRVVDTPLAESGIIGTAIGLAMAGYRPVCEIQFDGFIFPAYDQITTQLAKLTYRSCGDLSMPVVIRVPYGGGIGAVEHHSESPEALFAHTAGLRIVSPATAADGYTMIQQAIASPDPVLFLEPKARYWEKGEADLDAEVDLGADALTTGLHSARTVRPGRDLTLVGYGPAVRTMLTAAEVAAQEGHELEVIDLRSISPIDFGAVEASVARTGRLVVVHEAPVFFGPGAEIAARVAERCFYSLEAPVLRVGGYHTPYPASANEEAYLPGLDRVLDAVDRALAY; from the coding sequence ATGAGCACGACGGTCCTGGCGAAGGCCGTCAACGCCGGCCTGCGCCGCGCCCTGGAGCGCGACGACAAGGTCCTCCTCATGGGTGAGGACATCGGCCCGCTCGGCGGGGTCTTCCGCGTCACCGACGGCCTACAGAAGGACTTCGGCCCCGACCGGGTCGTCGACACGCCCCTGGCCGAGTCGGGGATCATCGGCACCGCCATCGGGCTCGCCATGGCCGGGTACCGGCCGGTCTGCGAGATCCAGTTCGACGGCTTCATCTTCCCCGCCTACGACCAGATCACCACCCAGCTGGCCAAGCTCACGTACCGCTCGTGCGGGGACCTGTCCATGCCCGTGGTCATCCGCGTGCCCTACGGCGGCGGGATCGGCGCGGTCGAGCACCACAGCGAGTCGCCCGAGGCGCTCTTCGCGCACACCGCCGGCCTGCGGATCGTCAGCCCCGCCACCGCCGCGGACGGCTACACGATGATCCAGCAGGCCATCGCCTCGCCGGACCCCGTGCTCTTCCTCGAGCCCAAGGCCCGCTACTGGGAGAAGGGCGAGGCGGACCTCGACGCCGAGGTCGACCTCGGCGCCGACGCCCTGACGACCGGTCTGCACTCCGCCCGGACCGTGCGGCCGGGGCGCGACCTCACCCTCGTCGGGTACGGCCCTGCCGTGCGCACGATGCTCACCGCCGCCGAGGTGGCCGCGCAGGAGGGCCACGAGCTCGAGGTCATCGACCTACGCTCGATCTCGCCGATCGACTTCGGCGCGGTCGAGGCCTCGGTCGCCCGGACCGGCCGGCTCGTGGTCGTTCACGAGGCCCCGGTGTTCTTCGGCCCCGGCGCCGAGATCGCCGCCCGGGTCGCCGAGCGGTGCTTCTACTCCCTCGAGGCCCCCGTGCTCCGGGTGGGCGGCTACCACACCCCCTACCCGGCGAGCGCGAACGAGGAGGCCTACCTCCCCGGTCTGGACCGCGTCCTCGACGCCGTGGACCGGGCCCTCGCCTACTGA
- a CDS encoding helix-turn-helix transcriptional regulator, whose protein sequence is MFEPLGLDETAIAVYRALLTTPGLSPQGLTVATGLNPGQVHAVLDLLEEKGFLRRSHNDPGELRTESPLVAFERLIGRHEEVLHRSQEQLSSMRAGSAELVEEYHRVLERTRLGQIEHIVATDEIVARVLELGQNAERSVDSLLTTSPTQHQIEQAKSDEAAMLARGMRLRSIIPAAGRHVDGVVEYAAWLQERGGAARTVLSVPNQTLLYDGEVAVLMFNHADFTRGAIVLSAPGAVVALQSLFDLLWESGTDLVEPPSLDELRPEERELLQLLGRGMKDEAVARALGISIRTVRRMINILSERLDAPSRFTLGARAHERGLI, encoded by the coding sequence ATGTTCGAGCCACTCGGTCTCGATGAGACCGCGATCGCGGTCTACCGCGCGCTCCTGACGACGCCCGGGCTCAGTCCGCAGGGCCTCACGGTCGCCACCGGTCTCAACCCCGGCCAGGTGCACGCGGTGCTGGACCTCCTGGAGGAGAAGGGCTTCCTCCGGCGCTCGCACAACGACCCGGGTGAGCTGCGCACCGAGTCGCCGCTGGTCGCCTTCGAACGCCTCATCGGACGCCACGAGGAGGTGCTGCACCGCTCGCAGGAGCAGCTCAGCTCGATGCGGGCGGGCTCGGCCGAGCTGGTGGAGGAGTACCACCGTGTGCTCGAGCGCACGCGCCTCGGCCAGATCGAGCACATCGTGGCGACCGACGAGATCGTCGCCCGGGTCCTCGAGCTGGGACAGAACGCGGAGCGGTCCGTTGATTCCCTGCTGACGACGTCGCCCACCCAGCACCAGATCGAGCAGGCGAAGAGCGACGAGGCCGCCATGCTCGCCCGTGGCATGCGCCTCCGCTCGATCATTCCGGCTGCGGGCCGGCACGTCGATGGCGTCGTCGAATACGCCGCTTGGCTACAGGAACGCGGCGGCGCCGCCCGGACGGTGCTGTCGGTGCCGAATCAGACGCTGCTCTACGACGGCGAGGTCGCCGTCCTCATGTTCAACCACGCCGACTTCACCCGCGGGGCCATCGTCCTGTCCGCGCCGGGAGCCGTGGTCGCCCTCCAGTCCCTCTTCGACCTGCTGTGGGAGTCGGGCACGGACCTCGTCGAGCCGCCCAGCCTGGACGAGCTCCGGCCGGAGGAGCGCGAGCTGCTCCAGCTCCTCGGCCGCGGGATGAAGGACGAGGCCGTGGCACGCGCCCTCGGCATCTCCATCCGCACGGTCCGGCGGATGATCAACATCCTCAGCGAGCGGCTCGACGCACCGAGCCGGTTCACCCTCGGGGCGCGCGCCCACGAGCGCGGCCTCATCTAG
- a CDS encoding cytochrome c oxidase assembly protein translates to MVPAVPAPRTWWYVAGALPAALLALVAGLATTGAAAPQALFDPGALVRWGLPVVTVVSHAAAALTVGAFALAAVVLPAGPARSRAVRTGAVAAVVWAPAQLVQLLLTHASVIGTGLGGPGYGEQLVQFVTQIELGTILAWSTVLTALVALVAVAVTGPTGAAWAGVLALVAMVPLALTGHAAGAANHELAVSSWWMHLAGVTLWAGGLAVLCLVASRAGRDLPASVERYSAVALWAYVLVAGSGLAGALLRLSTAAELVTHPYGRLLLAKVVLTVALGLIGWAHRRATVPALRAAAAAGSTRPGGAFWRLAGVEVVVMAAVVGVAVALGSSAPPIPQDPPPDATPVYLLTGYPEPPFPTALTYLTQWRPEPLTATLAVVAVGVYLAWVRRLRRRGDAWPLWRAVSWVSGFVLFAWVTNGGPAVYGSVLFSAHMVQHMLLAMVVPIFLVVGAPVTLAVRALPHRRDGSRGPREWLLAVVHSGWARFFAHPVVAAVNFAGSLVVFYYTGLFELALTTHVGHLAMVAHFTLAGYLFANALISVDPGPTRPGYPLRLLLLFGTMAFHAFFGISLISLTSLLAADHFGRLGLSWWVDALADQGKGGAITWGIGEIPTLALAVAVALSWARDDERVARRTDRRADRDDDAELRAYNEMLASRAGRPDETRR, encoded by the coding sequence GTGGTCCCCGCCGTCCCTGCCCCGCGCACCTGGTGGTACGTCGCGGGCGCCCTCCCGGCCGCCCTGCTCGCCCTGGTCGCCGGCCTCGCGACCACCGGGGCCGCGGCACCGCAGGCCCTCTTCGACCCCGGCGCCCTGGTGCGGTGGGGTCTGCCGGTCGTCACGGTCGTCAGCCACGCGGCGGCCGCCCTCACCGTGGGGGCCTTCGCCCTGGCCGCCGTCGTCCTGCCGGCCGGCCCCGCCCGGTCCCGCGCGGTGCGGACCGGGGCCGTGGCGGCCGTGGTGTGGGCGCCGGCCCAGCTGGTGCAGCTGCTGCTCACGCACGCCTCGGTCATCGGCACCGGCCTGGGCGGCCCCGGCTACGGCGAGCAGCTCGTGCAGTTCGTCACCCAGATCGAGCTCGGCACGATCCTGGCGTGGTCGACGGTCCTCACCGCGCTCGTCGCGCTCGTGGCCGTGGCGGTCACCGGGCCCACCGGTGCGGCGTGGGCGGGTGTGCTGGCCCTCGTGGCCATGGTGCCCCTGGCCCTGACCGGGCACGCGGCCGGTGCCGCGAACCACGAGCTGGCGGTCTCGTCGTGGTGGATGCACCTGGCCGGCGTGACCCTCTGGGCCGGCGGTCTGGCGGTGCTGTGCCTCGTGGCCTCCCGGGCCGGCCGGGACCTCCCGGCCTCGGTCGAGCGCTACTCGGCCGTGGCCCTGTGGGCGTACGTCCTGGTCGCGGGCTCGGGCCTGGCGGGGGCCCTCCTGCGTCTGTCCACCGCGGCCGAGCTCGTCACCCATCCCTACGGCCGGCTGCTCCTGGCCAAGGTCGTGCTCACGGTGGCGCTCGGGCTCATCGGCTGGGCGCACCGGCGCGCCACCGTGCCCGCGCTGCGCGCGGCCGCGGCGGCGGGCAGCACCCGGCCCGGCGGTGCCTTCTGGCGCCTGGCCGGGGTCGAGGTGGTCGTCATGGCGGCGGTGGTGGGGGTCGCGGTCGCGCTGGGGTCCTCCGCCCCACCGATCCCCCAGGACCCGCCGCCGGACGCGACCCCGGTCTACCTCCTCACCGGCTACCCCGAGCCGCCCTTCCCCACCGCCCTGACCTACCTCACCCAGTGGCGCCCCGAGCCGCTGACGGCGACCCTCGCCGTCGTCGCGGTCGGGGTCTACCTCGCCTGGGTCCGGCGCCTGCGCCGCCGCGGGGACGCCTGGCCGCTGTGGCGGGCCGTCTCCTGGGTGAGCGGGTTCGTGCTCTTCGCGTGGGTCACCAACGGCGGCCCCGCCGTCTACGGCTCGGTCCTGTTCAGCGCGCACATGGTCCAGCACATGCTGCTGGCGATGGTCGTGCCGATCTTCCTCGTCGTCGGGGCTCCGGTGACCCTCGCGGTCCGCGCCCTGCCGCACCGGCGCGACGGCTCGCGCGGACCGCGGGAGTGGCTCCTCGCGGTGGTGCACTCGGGGTGGGCCCGCTTCTTCGCCCACCCGGTGGTCGCGGCCGTGAACTTCGCCGGGTCGCTGGTCGTCTTCTACTACACGGGTCTGTTCGAGCTGGCGCTGACCACGCACGTGGGCCACCTGGCGATGGTCGCCCACTTCACCCTCGCCGGGTACCTCTTCGCCAACGCCCTCATCAGCGTCGACCCTGGTCCCACCCGGCCCGGGTACCCCCTGCGCCTGCTCCTGCTGTTCGGCACGATGGCCTTCCACGCGTTCTTCGGGATCTCCCTCATCTCCCTCACCTCGCTCCTGGCCGCGGACCACTTCGGCCGCCTGGGCCTGTCGTGGTGGGTCGACGCCCTGGCCGACCAGGGGAAGGGCGGGGCCATCACCTGGGGCATCGGCGAGATCCCCACGCTCGCCCTCGCCGTCGCGGTGGCCCTGAGCTGGGCGCGCGACGACGAGCGGGTCGCACGGCGCACGGACCGGCGCGCCGACCGCGACGACGACGCCGAGCTGCGTGCGTACAACGAGATGCTCGCGTCGCGCGCCGGCCGCCCGGACGAGACCAGGCGGTGA
- a CDS encoding sensor histidine kinase has translation MSAPGDRRAVRETVRLLAMLVGAGGLAFSLTSVPLIRGQLATTPPWWTVSTTAALLGMLVLLVLAGALPRVSTVTLRHLAGAFAVLFLLVLVSYPFVLLEPVPDGQAPWMRGFVGAAAAAGATAWRAPAALANIVAGTLLWGLSRWWALGAERSLLAVQDAAVSLAFGVTLAVIVWVLLRSARAVDDVAAGSAANAVRAAQVASREAERAWVAAFAHDGVLATIRSASQGGPEAAPAVRREARQALDDLDELRQPAADDGELSAALLVERLRLRAELAGEGTSVAATVTREGAIPEPVAVKVIAATAEALRNSARHAPGAARSVLVRVGTSGLEVRVGDDGPGFDPDAVPADRLGLTRSILERMNTLPGGYARVESAPGVGTVVTLGWRG, from the coding sequence GTGAGCGCGCCGGGGGACCGACGGGCCGTCCGTGAGACGGTCCGCCTCCTCGCCATGCTGGTGGGCGCCGGCGGGCTGGCGTTCTCGCTCACCAGCGTGCCCCTGATCCGCGGGCAGCTGGCCACCACCCCGCCCTGGTGGACCGTCTCGACCACCGCGGCGCTGCTGGGCATGCTCGTCCTCCTCGTGCTCGCCGGGGCGTTGCCGCGGGTGAGCACCGTGACTTTGCGCCACCTGGCCGGGGCCTTCGCCGTCCTCTTCCTCCTCGTGCTCGTCTCCTACCCGTTCGTGCTCCTCGAACCGGTCCCCGACGGCCAGGCGCCCTGGATGCGCGGGTTCGTCGGAGCCGCCGCGGCGGCCGGTGCGACGGCGTGGCGAGCGCCGGCCGCGCTCGCGAACATCGTCGCCGGGACCCTCCTGTGGGGGCTGTCCCGGTGGTGGGCGCTCGGCGCCGAACGTTCCCTGCTCGCGGTGCAGGACGCGGCGGTCTCGCTCGCCTTCGGCGTGACCCTGGCCGTGATCGTCTGGGTGCTGCTGCGCAGCGCCCGTGCCGTCGACGACGTCGCCGCCGGCTCCGCGGCGAACGCGGTCCGGGCGGCGCAGGTGGCCTCGCGTGAGGCCGAGCGGGCATGGGTGGCCGCGTTCGCCCACGACGGCGTCCTGGCCACGATCCGGTCGGCCTCCCAGGGCGGGCCCGAGGCGGCGCCGGCGGTCCGCCGCGAGGCGCGGCAGGCCCTGGACGATCTCGACGAGCTGCGCCAGCCGGCGGCGGACGACGGCGAGCTCTCCGCCGCCCTCCTCGTCGAACGGCTGCGGCTGCGCGCCGAGCTGGCCGGCGAGGGCACGAGCGTCGCGGCCACCGTGACGAGGGAAGGGGCGATCCCCGAGCCTGTGGCCGTGAAGGTCATCGCCGCCACCGCCGAGGCGCTGCGCAACAGCGCGCGGCACGCACCGGGCGCGGCGCGCAGCGTCCTCGTCCGGGTCGGCACGTCGGGGCTGGAGGTCCGGGTCGGCGACGACGGGCCGGGGTTCGACCCCGACGCCGTGCCCGCCGACCGGCTGGGCCTGACCAGGAGCATCCTGGAGCGCATGAACACCCTCCCAGGAGGCTACGCCCGGGTCGAGTCCGCCCCGGGCGTCGGCACCGTCGTCACCCTCGGGTGGCGGGGGTGA
- a CDS encoding dihydrolipoamide acetyltransferase family protein, translating to MPSYQQFRLPDVGEGLTEADLVTWAVAVGDTVAVDQQLCEIETAKSVVELPSPYAGLVHELLVPEGATVDVGTPIIVIDTDPGGAPGEPPADRPAQTTDASQAGADDSSGSVLVGYGTKGATAARRPRRAAAPDSAPAPVPARAAAPAPAPAPAPAPAPAPAPARGPAAPPATARPSSATQRTGSAATPPTADGPAGLRVMAKPPVRKLAKDLGVDLTVVRGSGPGGIVTREDVVAQQAKTEARPLATYPGDEEPWLAGGTVSEDGRQTRVPAKAVRRRTAEAMVSSAFTAPHVTVFQTVDVTKTMKLVERLRADREFADVRVTPLLIVMKAFIHGVRRHPEVNASWDDQTKEIVYKHYMNLGIAASTPRGLVVPNIKNANRMKLHDLAVALADLTATARAGKTTPQDMSDGTISITNVGVFGIDTGTPILNPGESVILAFGSVRRQPWVHKGKVRPRWVTQLALSMDHRLVDGALGSRLLADVARVLEDPAQVLVWG from the coding sequence GTGCCGAGCTACCAGCAGTTCCGACTCCCCGACGTCGGTGAGGGCCTGACCGAGGCCGACCTGGTCACCTGGGCGGTGGCGGTCGGTGACACCGTCGCCGTCGACCAGCAGCTGTGCGAGATCGAGACGGCCAAGTCGGTCGTCGAGCTCCCCAGCCCCTACGCCGGACTCGTCCACGAGCTCCTCGTCCCCGAGGGGGCGACGGTCGACGTCGGGACGCCGATCATCGTCATCGACACCGACCCCGGGGGCGCGCCGGGCGAGCCGCCCGCCGACCGGCCGGCGCAGACGACCGATGCCTCGCAGGCGGGGGCGGACGACAGCTCCGGGAGCGTGCTGGTGGGGTACGGGACCAAGGGGGCGACGGCCGCGCGGCGGCCACGACGCGCGGCGGCCCCGGATTCGGCTCCCGCACCTGTACCGGCACGGGCAGCTGCACCGGCTCCCGCACCGGCACCGGCGCCGGCGCCGGCACCGGCACCGGCGCCGGCGCGCGGGCCGGCCGCGCCGCCCGCCACGGCTCGCCCGTCGTCGGCCACGCAGCGCACCGGCTCCGCGGCCACGCCGCCCACGGCGGACGGCCCCGCCGGGCTGCGCGTCATGGCCAAGCCGCCGGTGCGCAAGCTCGCCAAGGACCTCGGCGTCGACCTCACGGTGGTCCGGGGCTCCGGGCCCGGCGGCATCGTGACCCGCGAGGACGTCGTCGCCCAGCAGGCCAAGACCGAGGCCAGGCCGTTGGCGACCTACCCCGGCGACGAGGAGCCGTGGCTCGCGGGCGGGACGGTCTCCGAGGACGGCCGGCAGACGCGGGTGCCGGCCAAGGCCGTCCGGCGCCGCACGGCCGAGGCGATGGTCTCCTCCGCCTTCACCGCCCCGCACGTGACCGTGTTCCAGACCGTCGACGTGACCAAGACGATGAAGCTCGTCGAGCGCCTCCGGGCCGACCGGGAGTTCGCCGACGTGCGGGTGACCCCCCTGCTCATCGTCATGAAGGCGTTCATCCACGGGGTGCGCCGCCACCCGGAGGTCAACGCCAGCTGGGACGACCAGACCAAGGAGATCGTCTACAAGCACTACATGAACCTCGGCATCGCGGCCTCCACGCCGCGGGGCCTGGTCGTTCCCAACATCAAGAACGCCAACCGGATGAAGCTCCACGACCTCGCCGTGGCGCTCGCCGACCTCACCGCGACCGCCCGGGCCGGGAAGACCACGCCACAGGACATGTCGGACGGGACGATCTCCATCACCAACGTCGGCGTCTTCGGCATCGACACCGGCACCCCGATCCTCAACCCGGGGGAGTCGGTGATCCTGGCGTTCGGCTCGGTCAGGCGCCAGCCGTGGGTCCACAAGGGCAAGGTCCGGCCCCGCTGGGTCACCCAGCTGGCGCTGTCGATGGACCACCGCCTCGTGGACGGCGCCCTCGGGTCGCGGCTGCTCGCCGACGTCGCGCGCGTGCTCGAGGATCCGGCCCAGGTTCTCGTCTGGGGCTGA
- a CDS encoding LuxR C-terminal-related transcriptional regulator, producing the protein MRVGMIDDHESVSVGVRSALAREPGCDVVGTARTVAEWEELGLDADVVVLDLSLADRSEPAENVRTLRARGSQVLVYTAGDDAHAIRQAARAGVVGVVLKTAPLRELVAAVLAAGSGQPVPTASWAAALDADPGLDSAGLSPREAEVLALYAAGEKTVRVARELGISEHTVIEHLRSIRAKYERAGRSAPTKVDLYQRAVEDGFLPAPRRRQ; encoded by the coding sequence ATGCGTGTCGGGATGATCGACGACCACGAGTCCGTGTCCGTCGGGGTTCGCAGCGCCCTCGCGCGGGAGCCCGGCTGTGACGTCGTAGGCACCGCGCGGACGGTGGCCGAGTGGGAGGAGCTGGGCCTGGACGCCGACGTCGTCGTCCTGGACCTCAGCCTCGCGGACCGCTCTGAGCCGGCGGAGAACGTCCGCACCCTGCGGGCCCGCGGGAGCCAGGTGCTCGTCTACACCGCCGGTGACGACGCCCACGCGATCCGGCAGGCCGCCCGCGCGGGCGTGGTCGGGGTGGTCCTCAAGACCGCGCCGCTGCGCGAGCTGGTGGCCGCGGTCCTCGCGGCGGGGAGCGGCCAGCCCGTCCCGACGGCGAGCTGGGCCGCCGCCCTGGACGCCGACCCCGGGCTGGACTCGGCGGGCCTGTCGCCGCGCGAGGCGGAGGTTCTCGCGCTGTACGCGGCGGGCGAGAAGACGGTCCGCGTGGCCCGGGAGCTGGGCATCAGCGAGCACACGGTCATCGAGCACCTGCGCTCGATCCGGGCCAAGTACGAGCGGGCCGGTCGCAGCGCACCGACCAAGGTGGACCTGTACCAGCGGGCCGTGGAGGACGGCTTCCTGCCCGCGCCGCGCCGCCGGCAGTAG
- the mpaM gene encoding daptide-type RiPP biosynthesis methyltransferase, whose protein sequence is MAVPTVARTYHHPGAAAHGIPGHAGRIVASLGGNIDVRELTDDVGALTLGDVADGDLREIHALLRVVLGVDGPVLDLAVGAGRLSVPLLSLGRRVTALDRSEVVLDAVRRRVALGPARLRSSFEVVRADPWTYTLEAGFGAVVVASPTLGSYEPAARASMFACARRHLLPEGRLVVSAVDHGAEDLPVEVERVVVAPSGRVFRVHEYWEPGSPTWRLTVLPIEQGAEDVVVCTSRLRVVTVATVVRELRAAGFDVVARHRVTDAGPRHPQVLVEAVRSEGPRDRMEELLGDRG, encoded by the coding sequence ATGGCCGTCCCGACCGTTGCTCGTACCTATCACCACCCCGGCGCGGCGGCGCACGGCATCCCCGGCCACGCCGGGCGCATCGTCGCCTCCCTCGGCGGGAACATCGACGTCCGCGAGCTCACCGACGACGTCGGCGCACTGACCCTGGGCGACGTCGCCGACGGCGACCTCCGGGAGATCCACGCCCTGCTGCGGGTTGTGCTCGGCGTCGACGGGCCCGTGCTGGACCTCGCCGTCGGTGCGGGCCGCCTCAGCGTGCCGCTGCTCTCCCTCGGCCGCCGCGTCACCGCGCTCGACCGGTCGGAGGTCGTCCTCGACGCGGTGCGCCGGCGGGTCGCCCTCGGCCCGGCCCGGCTGCGCTCGTCCTTCGAGGTGGTCCGGGCGGACCCGTGGACCTACACCCTCGAGGCGGGCTTCGGGGCGGTCGTCGTGGCGTCGCCGACCCTGGGCTCGTACGAGCCCGCTGCGCGTGCGTCGATGTTCGCCTGCGCCCGCCGGCACCTCCTCCCCGAGGGCCGGCTCGTCGTCAGCGCCGTCGACCACGGCGCCGAGGACCTGCCGGTGGAGGTCGAGCGCGTCGTCGTCGCACCGAGCGGGAGGGTCTTCCGCGTCCACGAGTACTGGGAGCCCGGCTCTCCGACCTGGCGGCTGACCGTACTGCCGATCGAGCAGGGCGCCGAGGACGTCGTCGTGTGCACCTCGCGCCTGCGGGTGGTCACCGTCGCCACCGTCGTGCGCGAGCTCCGTGCGGCCGGGTTCGACGTGGTCGCCCGCCACCGCGTCACCGACGCCGGCCCGCGCCACCCGCAGGTCCTCGTCGAGGCGGTGCGCTCCGAGGGGCCGCGCGACCGGATGGAGGAGCTCCTCGGCGATCGTGGCTAG
- a CDS encoding LmeA family phospholipid-binding protein produces MRRLLTALVLTLLVLVAAALVADRVMLARAEARVVDQLDAYLDVSGRPEVTIAGFPFLTQLLAGELGRVDATAPAAGSEGVELRDVEAQARRVTLEEPARVGELEVRGTLDESALQRLVDDQSELDLTLVARADGVVAATEVLGLEVALTVDPVVVGESLRLEVRTVTLGGVEVGAAELAPLLGEDQLTVDLVVPDLPLGLRLASVAAQDGGVRLTLTGSDVVLSER; encoded by the coding sequence GTGCGCCGGCTCCTCACCGCCCTCGTCCTGACGCTCCTCGTCCTCGTCGCCGCAGCGCTCGTCGCGGACCGGGTGATGCTCGCCCGTGCCGAGGCGCGGGTGGTCGACCAGCTGGACGCCTACCTCGACGTCTCGGGCCGGCCTGAGGTCACCATCGCCGGGTTCCCGTTCCTCACCCAGCTCCTCGCCGGGGAGCTCGGCCGGGTCGACGCCACCGCGCCCGCCGCCGGGAGCGAGGGGGTCGAGCTGCGCGACGTCGAGGCGCAGGCGCGCCGGGTGACGCTGGAGGAGCCGGCCCGGGTGGGCGAGCTCGAGGTCCGGGGCACCCTCGACGAGAGCGCGCTCCAGCGGCTCGTGGACGACCAGAGCGAGCTCGACCTCACGCTCGTCGCCCGGGCCGACGGCGTCGTGGCGGCCACGGAGGTCCTCGGTCTCGAGGTGGCCCTGACCGTCGACCCCGTCGTGGTCGGTGAGTCGCTCCGGCTCGAGGTGCGCACCGTGACGCTCGGCGGTGTCGAGGTCGGTGCCGCCGAGCTGGCGCCCCTGCTGGGCGAGGACCAGCTCACCGTCGACCTGGTGGTCCCTGACCTGCCTCTCGGCCTTCGACTGGCCTCGGTGGCCGCGCAGGACGGCGGCGTGCGGCTGACCCTCACCGGCTCCGACGTGGTGCTGTCCGAGCGGTGA